A segment of the Candidatus Andeanibacterium colombiense genome:
GGCGTCTCGCGCAAGGTGAGCTGGATCTTTCCGCAGTGGCAGCTTCCGCTATGTTCGGTCATGCAAGCACCTCCTCCGCCCACGCCGGCACCAGCACGCCCGCCGGGCCGAGCCGCGTCTCGTCGAACCAGTGCGAGCCCTGGCTGCGTTCCAGATTGAGTTCGAGCGTGCGCGCCCCGCCCGCCGCGGCCTGCTGGACGAAGCCCGCCGCCGGATAGACCGCGCCCGAGGTGCCGATCGACACGAACAGATCGGCGCGCGCGATCGCGGTGAAGATCCGCTCCATCTCGTAAGGCATCTCGCCGAACCACACGATATCCGGGCGCAGCGCGACTTGGCCGCAGGAAGGGCACGGCGGCCCGTCGAGCAGCGTCCCTTGCCACTTATGCCGCGCGTCGCAGGCGCGGCACCAGACCGACAAAGCCTCGCCGTGCATATGCAGCACGCGGCTGGCTCCAGCGCGCTCGTGCAGATCGTCGATGTTCTGGGTGACGATCAGCAGCTCGCCGTCCCAGCCCGCATCAAGCTTCGCGAGCGCCGCATGGGCGGCATTCGGCTCGGCCGCGAGGACGTCGCGGCGCCGCTCGTCATAGAAGCGCTGGACCAGCGCGGGATCGCGGCGGAAGCCCTCGGGCGTCGCGACTTCCTCGACCGGGTGATCCTCCCACAGCCCGTCCTCGGCGCGGAAGGTGCGCAGGCCCGATTCGGCGCTGATTCCGGCACCGGTGAGGATCACGATATTGCGGATAGTGCTCATCTCGCCCATGAAGCACGCCACTGCGGGGAGTTCAAATGGCGCGCATCGGGATCATCGGCAGCGAAGGGCGCATGGGCCATGCGCTGGCGGCGGCCATCGCGGCGGCGGGCCACGAAGTCGCGGGCGGGATCGACCGGGACGGCGATGTAGCCGCGCTCGCCGGCGCGAGCGATGTGCTGGTCGATTTCTCGGCCCCGGCGGCGCTCGAAGCCAATCTTGCGGCGGCGGTCGCAGCGCACATCCCGCTCGTGATCGGGACCACCGGACTCGGCCCCGAACACCACGCGGCGATCGATCGCGCGGCGGAAACAATCGCCGTGCTCCAGACCGGCAACACCTCGCTCGGCGTGACGCTGCTCGCCCATCTGGTGCGCGAGGCGGCGGCGCGGCTCGGGCCCGACTGGGACATCGAGATCGTCGAGACCCATCACCGGATGAAAGTCGATGCGC
Coding sequences within it:
- a CDS encoding NAD-dependent deacylase, with product MSTIRNIVILTGAGISAESGLRTFRAEDGLWEDHPVEEVATPEGFRRDPALVQRFYDERRRDVLAAEPNAAHAALAKLDAGWDGELLIVTQNIDDLHERAGASRVLHMHGEALSVWCRACDARHKWQGTLLDGPPCPSCGQVALRPDIVWFGEMPYEMERIFTAIARADLFVSIGTSGAVYPAAGFVQQAAAGGARTLELNLERSQGSHWFDETRLGPAGVLVPAWAEEVLA
- the dapB gene encoding 4-hydroxy-tetrahydrodipicolinate reductase; amino-acid sequence: MARIGIIGSEGRMGHALAAAIAAAGHEVAGGIDRDGDVAALAGASDVLVDFSAPAALEANLAAAVAAHIPLVIGTTGLGPEHHAAIDRAAETIAVLQTGNTSLGVTLLAHLVREAAARLGPDWDIEIVETHHRMKVDAPSGTALLLGEAAAEGRGIDLAGHSERGRDGHTGKRAEGAIGFAALRGGSVAGDHSVLFLADNERLTLSHLAENRAIFARGAVRAAEWLLGKAHGRYAMPQVLGL